The genomic stretch AATGAAGGATCAGGTCGATGCACTGCTTGCCATGGGCATTCCTGCTGCTTATATCAATAGTACGCTGAGCGGACGTGAAGTGAATGACCGGATCAGAGCTGCTCGCAGCGGTGAACTGAAGATGCTGTATGTTGCACCGGAGCGGCTTGAACTGGACTGGTTCCGTGATGAAATGGCAGAACTTCCGATTTCTTGTGTAGCAGTGGATGAGGCTCACTGTGTATCGCAGTGGGGGCATGATTTTCGGACGAGTTATCTATCGGTAGCTCCTTTTGTGGAATATTTGCCGGAGCGCCCGATTGTAGCCGCCTTTACTGCAACCGCAACTCCGGCAGTAATGGAAGATATCCTAAGACTGCTGCGTTTACGTAATCCGGAGACGTTTGTCACAGGACTAGGGCGAGATAATCTTGCGATGCAGGTCCTGCGCGGGGAGAACAAAAAAGAATATGTAATGGACTATGCCCGTGAACATGCGGACGAAGCGGGGATTATCTATGCTGCGACACGTAAGGATGTAGATGATCTGTACAGCCGTTTGCAAGAGGCCGGAATAGCGGCAGGGCGTTATCATGCAGGAATGACAGATGAAGAGCGCGCAGCAAGTCAGGAAGCTTTCTTGTTCGATGATCTAAGAGTGATTGTGGCAACGAATGCATTTGGGATGGGTATCGATAAAAGTAACGTGAGATATGTGATCCATTATAATATGCCGAAAAATATGGAAGCCTACGTTCAGGAGGCAGGACGTGCAGGTCGGGACGGCGAACCGAGTCAGTGTATCCTGCTGTTCAGCGCGCAAGATATCATGACTCAGAAGTTCCTGCTGGAGCAGGGGGATGCAGATCCTGAGCGCAAGCGCAACGATTATCGTAAGCTTCAGCAGATGATTGATTATTGTTATACGACGAAGTGTCTGCGCAGTGCGCAACTGGACTATTTTGGAGAGGCTCATGATGATACGGGCTGCGGAATTTGCAGTTCTTGTACGGATGATCGGGAACTCATTGATATGACCGTTGATGCCCAAAAGATTTTCTCCTGTATTCACCGGATGAG from Paenibacillus polygoni encodes the following:
- the recQ gene encoding DNA helicase RecQ, which codes for MSIQTKTMAEAQEMLQTYFGYPDFREGQKKIVESLLQHNDTLGIMPTGGGKSICYQIPALLYPGLTLVVSPLISLMKDQVDALLAMGIPAAYINSTLSGREVNDRIRAARSGELKMLYVAPERLELDWFRDEMAELPISCVAVDEAHCVSQWGHDFRTSYLSVAPFVEYLPERPIVAAFTATATPAVMEDILRLLRLRNPETFVTGLGRDNLAMQVLRGENKKEYVMDYAREHADEAGIIYAATRKDVDDLYSRLQEAGIAAGRYHAGMTDEERAASQEAFLFDDLRVIVATNAFGMGIDKSNVRYVIHYNMPKNMEAYVQEAGRAGRDGEPSQCILLFSAQDIMTQKFLLEQGDADPERKRNDYRKLQQMIDYCYTTKCLRSAQLDYFGEAHDDTGCGICSSCTDDRELIDMTVDAQKIFSCIHRMRERFGVSLVSMVLKGSRNKKVLEYGFDSLPTYGVMSNRTEKEISEIINVLASEGYLALSEGQYPVLRLQPLAVEVLKGQREVMQRVARVSVASSRSSRSSRTSKRDMSPSAVNETIFEQLRLIRREMAEREHVPSYIIFNDATLREMSVVCPQSERDMLKIKGVGEVKYRKYGQPFLDFFLNQGSSEVEAPAYDPFEF